Proteins from a genomic interval of Nematostella vectensis chromosome 5, jaNemVect1.1, whole genome shotgun sequence:
- the LOC5502060 gene encoding kinesin-like protein KIF24 isoform X1, whose amino-acid sequence MASDTILYTILQQSSLDKYYENFTSQGIENPESLVALTMQDYPAFGITSMHDREMMFALIQRIKENKATTRSSRTLDPLLSVGSEVAAKKPRVSTNDSPALEKAKSKTFVRESQSKQEKRITLTPIKSQAPVGYNYGVPSSKPKSKGAAKQMFQAPSHASHESRIRVCVRKRPLSRDEKESGEEDVAAVNARDSIVISSPKVAVDLKKYTQQYPFMFDEVFDERYTNREVYERTAKPMVNAIFSRGVKATCFAYGCTGSGKTHTMLGTEDIPGLYLLAASDIFTVLHSSHHGHGISMWISFYEIYCGQLFDLLNGREKLFARENATHQVCIAGLTHKRVENVEQLMEVIESGGNARSTGATGVNADSSRSHAILQLELKADSSGEGIGRFSFIDLAGSERAVDVTDTDKQTRMEGAEINQSLLALKECIRSLDQESRHTPFRQSKLTQVLKDSFVGNTMTCMIANISPSLSSCENTLNTLRYADRYYLGRVYRVKELKKEGTLATPARPVTVHGTDSKSWPDSTQASDTASYGSDLGKVTSQNARLQMSKSQNTAHLQKALKRLKMDEAELTGGNARPHTMATPSRTSASVSSGSTKTVRSTRAPETSSEGTQGVPRLATKRITNVLKVNEEVPSDEEVPRGVSRGRVNPSTAERRTKSRFTNRAGKAENMEHVNMEQVSDASQNKTQDKRDVKGLKEPNQEVLEDSTEVSGNSDASQRRFYGYEGNGKGRKKAGEVKTSRFAQRSRDYRSVGNVNAQSSLSSRGFSIGDEEVSGKPGGAKKTEKPTGGRAVIGDSCTSGNEGRVVDEEKPPRKQAPIVTSISCTKSMVVESRGEQRGSHQEMGGEEGGDQEVSPNMNNRYSKRIKARLARLFNGKTGEESHTITVDESPVRPTRHLEPIPASKTSPCAITDEQVVAAHHTHLAMVTGLCHEEMVLLKHIDKGEQDFVEYVAQLEDILIQKQACIDNLQEKLLRWKSRCT is encoded by the exons ATGGCGAGTGACACGATTCTTTATACAATCCTCCAGCAATCATCTTTAGATAAATACTACGAGAACTTTACCTCCCAAGGAATTGAGAATCCTGAAAGCTTGGTGGCACTGACCATGCAAGACTATCCGGCCTTTGGGATAACCAGCATGCATGACAGAGAGATGATGTTTGCACTTATACAACGAATCAAGGAGAACAAGGCGACAACAAGGTCATCTAGGACTCTGGATCCATTGCTATCAG TAGGATCCGAGGTTGCTGCAAAGAAACCAAGAGTTAGTACAAATGATAGCCCAGCTcttgaaaaagcaaaaagcaaaacatttGTCAGAGAAAGCCAAAGCAAGCAGGAAAAAAGAATCACACTCACTCCAATCAA AAGCCAAGCTCCTGTTGGCTACAACTATGGGGTTCCTTCATCCAAACCCAAATCCAAAGGGGCAGCAAAGCAGATGTTTCAGGCCCCAAGTCATGCAAGCCATGAGTCTAGGATCCGAGTGTGTGTGCGGAAGAGACCACTGAGCAGAGATGAGAAGGAGAGTGGTGAGGAAGATGTTGCTGCAGTGAATGCTAGAGACTCCATCGTAATAAGTTCGCCCAAGGTAGCGGTTGACCTCAAGAAGTATACTCAACAG TACCCATTTATGTTTGATGAAGTGTTTGATGAGCGGTACACAAACCGGGAGGTGTACGAGAGGACAGCTAAACCAATGGTCAATGCTATCTTTTCAAG AGGTGTGAAGGCCACGTGCTTCGCGTATGGGTGCACTGGTAGTGGTAAGACCCACACCATGCTAGGCACAGAGGATATACCCGGACTGTACCTCCTAGCAGCAAGCGACATCTTCACCGTGCTGCACTCATCTCATCATGGCCACGGAATTAGCATGTGGATAAGCTTCTATGAAATCTACTGTGGGCAACTGTTTGACCTTCTTAACGGAAGGGAAAA GTTGTTTGCACGTGAAAATGCCACGCATCAAGTGTGCATCGCTGGTCTGACGCACAAACGAGTTGAGAACGTCGAACAACTTATGGAG GTGATCGAGTCTGGTGGGAACGCTCGCAGTACAGGCGCTACAGGCGTCAACGCCGACTCGTCCCGGTCCCACGCAATCCTGCAGCTAGAACTCAAAGCCGACTCGTCAGGAGAGGGCATAGGTCGATTTTCCTTCATCGATCTCGCGGGAAGCGAGCGCGCGGTGGATGTGACAGATACGGATAAGCAGACACGCATGGAGGGCGCGGAGATCAACCAGAGCCTTTTAGCG CTAAAGGAATGCATCAGATCTCTGGACCAGGAGTCACGTCATACGCCGTTCAGACAGAGCAAGCTCACCCAG GTGTTGAAGGACTCGTTTGTAGGCAATACCATGACTTGCATGATCGCTAACATCTCGCCAAGCCTGTCATCGTGCGAGAACACGCTGAACACCCTGCGATACGCCGACAGGTATTACTTAGGGCGTGTGTACAG GGTGAAGGAGCTGAAGAAAGAAGGAACACTCGCGACGCCTGCGAGACCCGTGACCGTGCACGGGACAGATAGCAAGTCTTGGCCTGACTCAACTCAAGCTTCGGACACAGCATCATATGGGAGCGACCTGGGAAAGGTGACCAGTCAG AACGCACGTCTTCAGATGTCCAAGTCTCAAAACACGGCTCATCTGCAAAAGGCGCTTAAACGCCTTAAGATGGACGAGGCAGAGCTAACAGGGGGTAACGCCAGACCCCATACTATGGCCACACCCTCCCGAACAAGTGCTTCAGTTAGTTCGGGAAGTACAAAGACAGTCAGATCAACTCGAGCCCCGGAGACTTCGAGTGAGGGTACCCAAGGTGTACCCAGATTAGCAACCAAGCGAATAACAAATGTCCTTAAGGTGAATGAGGAGGTACCAAGTGACGAGGAGGTACcaaggggtgtgtctaggggTAGGGTCAACCCGAGCACAGCAGAAAGGAGAACCAAGTCGAGATTCACAAACAGAGCAGGCAAAGCCGAGAACATGGAACATGTAAATATGGAACAGGTGTCAGATGCTTCGCAAAACAAAACCCAAGATAAACGTGACGTTAAGGGGCTTAAAGAACCCAACCAGGAAGTATTAGAAGATTCCACAGAAGTGTCCGGAAATTCGGACGCTTCCCAAAGACGGTTTTATGGTTACGAGGGGAATGGCAAGGGTAGAAAGAAGGCTGGTGAAGTGAAGACTTCGCGTTTTGCTCAGCGAAGCCGTGACTATCGCTCAGTTGGCAATGTGAATGCTCAAAGTAGCTTGTCTTCTCGTGGATTTTCTATTGGAGATGAGGAAGTGTCCGGAAAGCCGGGAGGCGCTAAAAAGACTGAGAAACCTACAGGCGGAAGGGCTGTAATAGGAGACAGTTGCACTTCCGGTAATGAGGGTCGCGTTGTAGATGAAGAAAAGCCGCCTCGTAAGCAGGCGCCTATCGTCACGAGTATTTCCTGTACTAAGTCCATGGTAGTAGAGTCTAGAGGCGAACAACGCGGGTCTCATCAGGAGATGGGAGGAGAAGAGGGAGGGGATCAAGAAGTCTCACCTAACATGAATAATCGGTACAGCAAGCGGATCAAAGCTCGTCTGGCGAGGCTGTTTAACGGGAAGACAGGTGAAGAGAGTCATACCATCACTGTGGACGAGTCTCCTGTTCG ACCTACAAGACATCTAGAGCCTATTCCTGCCAGCAAGACATCACCATGTGCCATCACTGATGAGCAAGTAGTTGCTGCACACCACACCCACCTAGCAATGGTGACAGGGCTATGCCATGAGGAGATGGTGCTACTCAAACACATAGACAAAGGGGAACAG GACTTTGTGGAGTACGTAGCCCAGTTGGAGGACATCTTGATACAAAAGCAAGCATGTATAGATAATTTACAAGAAAAACTGCTACGGTGGAAATCAAGATGCACCTGA
- the LOC5502060 gene encoding kinesin-like protein KIF2A isoform X3, protein MASDTILYTILQQSSLDKYYENFTSQGIENPESLVALTMQDYPAFGITSMHDREMMFALIQRIKENKATTRSSRTLDPLLSVGSEVAAKKPRVSTNDSPALEKAKSKTFVRESQSKQEKRITLTPIKSQAPVGYNYGVPSSKPKSKGAAKQMFQAPSHASHESRIRVCVRKRPLSRDEKESGEEDVAAVNARDSIVISSPKVAVDLKKYTQQYPFMFDEVFDERYTNREVYERTAKPMVNAIFSRGVKATCFAYGCTGSGKTHTMLGTEDIPGLYLLAASDIFTVLHSSHHGHGISMWISFYEIYCGQLFDLLNGREKLFARENATHQVCIAGLTHKRVENVEQLMEVIESGGNARSTGATGVNADSSRSHAILQLELKADSSGEGIGRFSFIDLAGSERAVDVTDTDKQTRMEGAEINQSLLALKECIRSLDQESRHTPFRQSKLTQVLKDSFVGNTMTCMIANISPSLSSCENTLNTLRYADRVKELKKEGTLATPARPVTVHGTDSKSWPDSTQASDTASYGSDLGKVTSQNARLQMSKSQNTAHLQKALKRLKMDEAELTGGNARPHTMATPSRTSASVSSGSTKTVRSTRAPETSSEGTQGVPRLATKRITNVLKVNEEVPSDEEVPRGVSRGRVNPSTAERRTKSRFTNRAGKAENMEHVNMEQVSDASQNKTQDKRDVKGLKEPNQEVLEDSTEVSGNSDASQRRFYGYEGNGKGRKKAGEVKTSRFAQRSRDYRSVGNVNAQSSLSSRGFSIGDEEVSGKPGGAKKTEKPTGGRAVIGDSCTSGNEGRVVDEEKPPRKQAPIVTSISCTKSMVVESRGEQRGSHQEMGGEEGGDQEVSPNMNNRYSKRIKARLARLFNGKTGEESHTITVDESPVRPTRHLEPIPASKTSPCAITDEQVVAAHHTHLAMVTGLCHEEMVLLKHIDKGEQDFVEYVAQLEDILIQKQACIDNLQEKLLRWKSRCT, encoded by the exons ATGGCGAGTGACACGATTCTTTATACAATCCTCCAGCAATCATCTTTAGATAAATACTACGAGAACTTTACCTCCCAAGGAATTGAGAATCCTGAAAGCTTGGTGGCACTGACCATGCAAGACTATCCGGCCTTTGGGATAACCAGCATGCATGACAGAGAGATGATGTTTGCACTTATACAACGAATCAAGGAGAACAAGGCGACAACAAGGTCATCTAGGACTCTGGATCCATTGCTATCAG TAGGATCCGAGGTTGCTGCAAAGAAACCAAGAGTTAGTACAAATGATAGCCCAGCTcttgaaaaagcaaaaagcaaaacatttGTCAGAGAAAGCCAAAGCAAGCAGGAAAAAAGAATCACACTCACTCCAATCAA AAGCCAAGCTCCTGTTGGCTACAACTATGGGGTTCCTTCATCCAAACCCAAATCCAAAGGGGCAGCAAAGCAGATGTTTCAGGCCCCAAGTCATGCAAGCCATGAGTCTAGGATCCGAGTGTGTGTGCGGAAGAGACCACTGAGCAGAGATGAGAAGGAGAGTGGTGAGGAAGATGTTGCTGCAGTGAATGCTAGAGACTCCATCGTAATAAGTTCGCCCAAGGTAGCGGTTGACCTCAAGAAGTATACTCAACAG TACCCATTTATGTTTGATGAAGTGTTTGATGAGCGGTACACAAACCGGGAGGTGTACGAGAGGACAGCTAAACCAATGGTCAATGCTATCTTTTCAAG AGGTGTGAAGGCCACGTGCTTCGCGTATGGGTGCACTGGTAGTGGTAAGACCCACACCATGCTAGGCACAGAGGATATACCCGGACTGTACCTCCTAGCAGCAAGCGACATCTTCACCGTGCTGCACTCATCTCATCATGGCCACGGAATTAGCATGTGGATAAGCTTCTATGAAATCTACTGTGGGCAACTGTTTGACCTTCTTAACGGAAGGGAAAA GTTGTTTGCACGTGAAAATGCCACGCATCAAGTGTGCATCGCTGGTCTGACGCACAAACGAGTTGAGAACGTCGAACAACTTATGGAG GTGATCGAGTCTGGTGGGAACGCTCGCAGTACAGGCGCTACAGGCGTCAACGCCGACTCGTCCCGGTCCCACGCAATCCTGCAGCTAGAACTCAAAGCCGACTCGTCAGGAGAGGGCATAGGTCGATTTTCCTTCATCGATCTCGCGGGAAGCGAGCGCGCGGTGGATGTGACAGATACGGATAAGCAGACACGCATGGAGGGCGCGGAGATCAACCAGAGCCTTTTAGCG CTAAAGGAATGCATCAGATCTCTGGACCAGGAGTCACGTCATACGCCGTTCAGACAGAGCAAGCTCACCCAG GTGTTGAAGGACTCGTTTGTAGGCAATACCATGACTTGCATGATCGCTAACATCTCGCCAAGCCTGTCATCGTGCGAGAACACGCTGAACACCCTGCGATACGCCGACAG GGTGAAGGAGCTGAAGAAAGAAGGAACACTCGCGACGCCTGCGAGACCCGTGACCGTGCACGGGACAGATAGCAAGTCTTGGCCTGACTCAACTCAAGCTTCGGACACAGCATCATATGGGAGCGACCTGGGAAAGGTGACCAGTCAG AACGCACGTCTTCAGATGTCCAAGTCTCAAAACACGGCTCATCTGCAAAAGGCGCTTAAACGCCTTAAGATGGACGAGGCAGAGCTAACAGGGGGTAACGCCAGACCCCATACTATGGCCACACCCTCCCGAACAAGTGCTTCAGTTAGTTCGGGAAGTACAAAGACAGTCAGATCAACTCGAGCCCCGGAGACTTCGAGTGAGGGTACCCAAGGTGTACCCAGATTAGCAACCAAGCGAATAACAAATGTCCTTAAGGTGAATGAGGAGGTACCAAGTGACGAGGAGGTACcaaggggtgtgtctaggggTAGGGTCAACCCGAGCACAGCAGAAAGGAGAACCAAGTCGAGATTCACAAACAGAGCAGGCAAAGCCGAGAACATGGAACATGTAAATATGGAACAGGTGTCAGATGCTTCGCAAAACAAAACCCAAGATAAACGTGACGTTAAGGGGCTTAAAGAACCCAACCAGGAAGTATTAGAAGATTCCACAGAAGTGTCCGGAAATTCGGACGCTTCCCAAAGACGGTTTTATGGTTACGAGGGGAATGGCAAGGGTAGAAAGAAGGCTGGTGAAGTGAAGACTTCGCGTTTTGCTCAGCGAAGCCGTGACTATCGCTCAGTTGGCAATGTGAATGCTCAAAGTAGCTTGTCTTCTCGTGGATTTTCTATTGGAGATGAGGAAGTGTCCGGAAAGCCGGGAGGCGCTAAAAAGACTGAGAAACCTACAGGCGGAAGGGCTGTAATAGGAGACAGTTGCACTTCCGGTAATGAGGGTCGCGTTGTAGATGAAGAAAAGCCGCCTCGTAAGCAGGCGCCTATCGTCACGAGTATTTCCTGTACTAAGTCCATGGTAGTAGAGTCTAGAGGCGAACAACGCGGGTCTCATCAGGAGATGGGAGGAGAAGAGGGAGGGGATCAAGAAGTCTCACCTAACATGAATAATCGGTACAGCAAGCGGATCAAAGCTCGTCTGGCGAGGCTGTTTAACGGGAAGACAGGTGAAGAGAGTCATACCATCACTGTGGACGAGTCTCCTGTTCG ACCTACAAGACATCTAGAGCCTATTCCTGCCAGCAAGACATCACCATGTGCCATCACTGATGAGCAAGTAGTTGCTGCACACCACACCCACCTAGCAATGGTGACAGGGCTATGCCATGAGGAGATGGTGCTACTCAAACACATAGACAAAGGGGAACAG GACTTTGTGGAGTACGTAGCCCAGTTGGAGGACATCTTGATACAAAAGCAAGCATGTATAGATAATTTACAAGAAAAACTGCTACGGTGGAAATCAAGATGCACCTGA
- the LOC5502060 gene encoding kinesin-like protein KIF2A isoform X2 → MASDTILYTILQQSSLDKYYENFTSQGIENPESLVALTMQDYPAFGITSMHDREMMFALIQRIKENKATTRSSRTLDPLLSGSEVAAKKPRVSTNDSPALEKAKSKTFVRESQSKQEKRITLTPIKSQAPVGYNYGVPSSKPKSKGAAKQMFQAPSHASHESRIRVCVRKRPLSRDEKESGEEDVAAVNARDSIVISSPKVAVDLKKYTQQYPFMFDEVFDERYTNREVYERTAKPMVNAIFSRGVKATCFAYGCTGSGKTHTMLGTEDIPGLYLLAASDIFTVLHSSHHGHGISMWISFYEIYCGQLFDLLNGREKLFARENATHQVCIAGLTHKRVENVEQLMEVIESGGNARSTGATGVNADSSRSHAILQLELKADSSGEGIGRFSFIDLAGSERAVDVTDTDKQTRMEGAEINQSLLALKECIRSLDQESRHTPFRQSKLTQVLKDSFVGNTMTCMIANISPSLSSCENTLNTLRYADRYYLGRVYRVKELKKEGTLATPARPVTVHGTDSKSWPDSTQASDTASYGSDLGKVTSQNARLQMSKSQNTAHLQKALKRLKMDEAELTGGNARPHTMATPSRTSASVSSGSTKTVRSTRAPETSSEGTQGVPRLATKRITNVLKVNEEVPSDEEVPRGVSRGRVNPSTAERRTKSRFTNRAGKAENMEHVNMEQVSDASQNKTQDKRDVKGLKEPNQEVLEDSTEVSGNSDASQRRFYGYEGNGKGRKKAGEVKTSRFAQRSRDYRSVGNVNAQSSLSSRGFSIGDEEVSGKPGGAKKTEKPTGGRAVIGDSCTSGNEGRVVDEEKPPRKQAPIVTSISCTKSMVVESRGEQRGSHQEMGGEEGGDQEVSPNMNNRYSKRIKARLARLFNGKTGEESHTITVDESPVRPTRHLEPIPASKTSPCAITDEQVVAAHHTHLAMVTGLCHEEMVLLKHIDKGEQDFVEYVAQLEDILIQKQACIDNLQEKLLRWKSRCT, encoded by the exons ATGGCGAGTGACACGATTCTTTATACAATCCTCCAGCAATCATCTTTAGATAAATACTACGAGAACTTTACCTCCCAAGGAATTGAGAATCCTGAAAGCTTGGTGGCACTGACCATGCAAGACTATCCGGCCTTTGGGATAACCAGCATGCATGACAGAGAGATGATGTTTGCACTTATACAACGAATCAAGGAGAACAAGGCGACAACAAGGTCATCTAGGACTCTGGATCCATTGCTATCAG GATCCGAGGTTGCTGCAAAGAAACCAAGAGTTAGTACAAATGATAGCCCAGCTcttgaaaaagcaaaaagcaaaacatttGTCAGAGAAAGCCAAAGCAAGCAGGAAAAAAGAATCACACTCACTCCAATCAA AAGCCAAGCTCCTGTTGGCTACAACTATGGGGTTCCTTCATCCAAACCCAAATCCAAAGGGGCAGCAAAGCAGATGTTTCAGGCCCCAAGTCATGCAAGCCATGAGTCTAGGATCCGAGTGTGTGTGCGGAAGAGACCACTGAGCAGAGATGAGAAGGAGAGTGGTGAGGAAGATGTTGCTGCAGTGAATGCTAGAGACTCCATCGTAATAAGTTCGCCCAAGGTAGCGGTTGACCTCAAGAAGTATACTCAACAG TACCCATTTATGTTTGATGAAGTGTTTGATGAGCGGTACACAAACCGGGAGGTGTACGAGAGGACAGCTAAACCAATGGTCAATGCTATCTTTTCAAG AGGTGTGAAGGCCACGTGCTTCGCGTATGGGTGCACTGGTAGTGGTAAGACCCACACCATGCTAGGCACAGAGGATATACCCGGACTGTACCTCCTAGCAGCAAGCGACATCTTCACCGTGCTGCACTCATCTCATCATGGCCACGGAATTAGCATGTGGATAAGCTTCTATGAAATCTACTGTGGGCAACTGTTTGACCTTCTTAACGGAAGGGAAAA GTTGTTTGCACGTGAAAATGCCACGCATCAAGTGTGCATCGCTGGTCTGACGCACAAACGAGTTGAGAACGTCGAACAACTTATGGAG GTGATCGAGTCTGGTGGGAACGCTCGCAGTACAGGCGCTACAGGCGTCAACGCCGACTCGTCCCGGTCCCACGCAATCCTGCAGCTAGAACTCAAAGCCGACTCGTCAGGAGAGGGCATAGGTCGATTTTCCTTCATCGATCTCGCGGGAAGCGAGCGCGCGGTGGATGTGACAGATACGGATAAGCAGACACGCATGGAGGGCGCGGAGATCAACCAGAGCCTTTTAGCG CTAAAGGAATGCATCAGATCTCTGGACCAGGAGTCACGTCATACGCCGTTCAGACAGAGCAAGCTCACCCAG GTGTTGAAGGACTCGTTTGTAGGCAATACCATGACTTGCATGATCGCTAACATCTCGCCAAGCCTGTCATCGTGCGAGAACACGCTGAACACCCTGCGATACGCCGACAGGTATTACTTAGGGCGTGTGTACAG GGTGAAGGAGCTGAAGAAAGAAGGAACACTCGCGACGCCTGCGAGACCCGTGACCGTGCACGGGACAGATAGCAAGTCTTGGCCTGACTCAACTCAAGCTTCGGACACAGCATCATATGGGAGCGACCTGGGAAAGGTGACCAGTCAG AACGCACGTCTTCAGATGTCCAAGTCTCAAAACACGGCTCATCTGCAAAAGGCGCTTAAACGCCTTAAGATGGACGAGGCAGAGCTAACAGGGGGTAACGCCAGACCCCATACTATGGCCACACCCTCCCGAACAAGTGCTTCAGTTAGTTCGGGAAGTACAAAGACAGTCAGATCAACTCGAGCCCCGGAGACTTCGAGTGAGGGTACCCAAGGTGTACCCAGATTAGCAACCAAGCGAATAACAAATGTCCTTAAGGTGAATGAGGAGGTACCAAGTGACGAGGAGGTACcaaggggtgtgtctaggggTAGGGTCAACCCGAGCACAGCAGAAAGGAGAACCAAGTCGAGATTCACAAACAGAGCAGGCAAAGCCGAGAACATGGAACATGTAAATATGGAACAGGTGTCAGATGCTTCGCAAAACAAAACCCAAGATAAACGTGACGTTAAGGGGCTTAAAGAACCCAACCAGGAAGTATTAGAAGATTCCACAGAAGTGTCCGGAAATTCGGACGCTTCCCAAAGACGGTTTTATGGTTACGAGGGGAATGGCAAGGGTAGAAAGAAGGCTGGTGAAGTGAAGACTTCGCGTTTTGCTCAGCGAAGCCGTGACTATCGCTCAGTTGGCAATGTGAATGCTCAAAGTAGCTTGTCTTCTCGTGGATTTTCTATTGGAGATGAGGAAGTGTCCGGAAAGCCGGGAGGCGCTAAAAAGACTGAGAAACCTACAGGCGGAAGGGCTGTAATAGGAGACAGTTGCACTTCCGGTAATGAGGGTCGCGTTGTAGATGAAGAAAAGCCGCCTCGTAAGCAGGCGCCTATCGTCACGAGTATTTCCTGTACTAAGTCCATGGTAGTAGAGTCTAGAGGCGAACAACGCGGGTCTCATCAGGAGATGGGAGGAGAAGAGGGAGGGGATCAAGAAGTCTCACCTAACATGAATAATCGGTACAGCAAGCGGATCAAAGCTCGTCTGGCGAGGCTGTTTAACGGGAAGACAGGTGAAGAGAGTCATACCATCACTGTGGACGAGTCTCCTGTTCG ACCTACAAGACATCTAGAGCCTATTCCTGCCAGCAAGACATCACCATGTGCCATCACTGATGAGCAAGTAGTTGCTGCACACCACACCCACCTAGCAATGGTGACAGGGCTATGCCATGAGGAGATGGTGCTACTCAAACACATAGACAAAGGGGAACAG GACTTTGTGGAGTACGTAGCCCAGTTGGAGGACATCTTGATACAAAAGCAAGCATGTATAGATAATTTACAAGAAAAACTGCTACGGTGGAAATCAAGATGCACCTGA
- the LOC116609540 gene encoding pancreatic secretory granule membrane major glycoprotein GP2 — translation MALLLFLSTVLLWGIYLPHSSSGQNVQYSEPNTALVDSAYKTIDVSNLGECNLKCDEDQKCLSVNYWRVKKRCDLNNATKVMYPKRVKKDRTAIYANIRWEIDYPECASYTTLSDASRNVNSPQTTTLCDSGLLKKWYRFEGAAGTVIPSACPSENLCNTHATGWVNGAHPTVKEGIVTRRVCYHWSTNCCIWSNDIRILNCGSYYIYELIGPPTCSLRYCGK, via the exons ATGGCACTTCTCCTGTTTTTGAGCACCGTTCTCTTGTGGGGAATCTATCTTCCCCATTCTTCCTCAGGGCAGAACGTCCAATACTCGGAGCCCAACACGGCTTTAGTGGACTCAGCGTACAAGACCATTGACGTATCGAACCTCGGAGAATGCAACCTCAAGTGCGACGAAGATCAGAAATGTCTCAGCGTCAACTACTGGAGGGTGAAAAAGAGGTGTGACTTGAATAACGCGACGAAGGTCATGTATCCAAAACGAGTGAAGAAAGACAGGACTGCCATCTACGCCAACATCCGATGGG AAATAGACTACCCGGAATGCGCCTCTTACACAACATTGTCTGATGCAAGCCGCAACGTTAACTCGCCACAGACCACAACACTCTGCGACAGCGGGCTGTTGAAAAAGTGGTACCGCTTTGAAGGCGCCGCAGGGACGGTCATCCCATCTGCCTGTCCTTCTGAAAATTTGTGCAACACTCATGCAACTGGTTGGGTGAACGGCGCGCATCCTACGGTGAAAGAAGGAATTGTAACACGGAGAGTTTGTTATCACTGGTCCACTAACTGCTGCATCTGGTCCAATGACATCAGAATCCTTAACTGCGGCTCGTATTATATCTATGAGCTAATTGGACCTCCGACTTGTTCTCTGCGTTATTGTGGCAAGTGA